TATATATGAAACAAGGTTTTCTATATGGCACGAAAATGCCCAGCAACTGAGCATGAGGCGATGCTCGTGCGTGGTTGCTGGGCATTTTGGGTAACGTGAAAAGTGGCGTGGTTTCGCAGGTGAAACAGTGCTGGATTCATCGCCGGCAAGCCGGCTCCCACAAGGGCAGCGCTGGTCTTTTGTGGAAGCAAGGGCAGCGCTGGTCTTTTGTGGAAGCAAGGGCAGCGCTGGTCTTTTGTGGAAGCAAGGGCAGCGCTGGTCTTTTGTGGAAGCAAGGGCAGCGCTGGTCTTTTGTGGAAGCAAGGGCAGCGCTGGTCTTTTGTGGAAGCAAGGGCAGCGCTGGTCTTTTGTGGAAGCAAGGGCAGCGCTGGTCTTTTGTGGAAGCAAGGGCAGCGCTGGTCTTTTGTGGAAGCAAGGGCAGCGCTGGTCTTTTGTGGAAGCAAGGGCAGCGCTGGTCTTTTGTGGAAGCAAGGGCAGCGCTGGTCTTTTGTGGAAGCAAGGGCAGCGCTGGTCTTTTGTGGAAGCAAGGGCAGCGCTGGTCTTTTGTGGAAGCAAGGGCAGCGCTGGTCTTTTGTGGAAGCAAGGGCAGCGCTGGTCTTTTGTGGAAGCAAGGGCAGCGCTGGTCTTTTGTGGAAGCAAGGGCAGCGCTGATCTTTTGTGGAAGCAGTGGCAGCACTGATCTTTTGTGGAAGCAAGGACAGCAATGTCTTTTGTGGGAGCTGGCTTGCCAGCGATTGGGCTGCACAGCAGCCCCTACGATCGATCAGGCACTACGCCGCGCAGGCTTGAGCACCAGCCATAGCGCCGCAGCAATCAGCAACCCGCCATACAGGTGCCCCATCGACAGCGGCTCATCCAGTAGCCATGCGCCCCACAGCACGCCGAACACCGGAATCAGGAACGTCACGGTGCTGGCCTTGACCGGCCCGATCTCGGCCAGCAGGCGGAAGTACAGGATGTAGGCGAAAGCGGTGCACAACAGCCCCAGGCCCAGCAGTGACATCCACACCTGCCAGCCGCCCCAGCTGGCAGGTGGCTGGGTCAGTGCGCTCCAGGCGAACAACGGGGTCATCATCAGCGTGGCGCCGAGCATGCTGCCCAAGGCCGAGAGGCGGCTGTCCAGGCCACTGATCCAGCGCCGGGCGAGGAACCCGGCAAAGCCGTAGCAGGTGGTCGCCGCCAGGCAGGCCAGGGCGCCTTGCAGCAACGCCATATCCACGGCCACCGGGCCGGCGCCGCTGAGGATGCCGACGCCGAACAGGCCAAGGAAGATGCCGCACAGTTTTGCCGGTGTCATCGCCTCACGGAAGAACAACGCGCCGATCAACACGCCCATCAGCGGTGTGGTGGCATTGAAGATCGCCGAGTAGCCCGCCGGCAGCACCTGCGCTGCCACCGAATAGAAGGTGGCCGGGATCCCTGAGTTGATCATGCCCAGTACCAGGCAGGCGCCGAGTTTGCCTTCGAAGTTCCAGCGCACGCGGGCGGCGGCGAGCATGGCGATCAGGCCCAGGCAGGCGATGGATACGCGGAAGAAGGCGGTCGGCACGGTGCCCAGTTCGGGGGCGATGATGCGCATGAACAGGAAGCTCGCCCCCCAGACAGCGGCAAGGGTCAGCAGGCGGGTCAGGGCGATGGGGCTCACAGCGGTCTCCAGGTACAAGGCAGGGCGCGAGTGTACGCGAGGGGGGGAGGTGGGTTCTTGTGCTTTCTTGCGGTGTGAATCTGTTCCCCACGGGTACAACGCAAGCCTCAAGGGTGTGATCTCCCTGCGGGAGCCGGCTTGCCGGCGATGAGGCCTCCAGGCCTCGCAAAACGCCAGGGGCGACTAAGCTGTCTATCTCACCCCCTCAGCGAGGTGTCTCGCATGACCGAGCACTGGCCTGCCGGCGAAATCGCCCGGATGATCCTCGACGGCTTCGACGACTACCGCGAGCACTTTCGCCGCATCACCCTCGGCGCCCGCGAGCGCTTCGAGCAGGCTCGCTGGCAGGAGAGCCAGCGGGCAGCCGCTGCGCGGATCAACCTTTATGAGCGCAAGGTGCGGGAGGTCAATGGCTGGCTGCGTGATGGCTTCGATGACGAGGTGCTGCTGCAGGTCGAGCAATGGCCGCTGGTCAAAAGCGCCTACATCCGGTTGATCGACCCGCGCCTGGACGATGAGCTGGCGGAAACCTGGTACAACTCGCTGTTCTGCAGCCTGTTCAGCCACGACCAAATCAGCGATGGCTGCATGTTCATCCACACCACACGGCCCTCGATGCGTGGCCATGAGCGGGCTGCGCAGACCCGCACCTACCGGCTTGAAGCCAACCTCAATGGCCTGCTGCGGGCGATCTTCGCCGACCACGCGTTCGCCTACGGTGACCTGGAAGGCGACCTGTCACGCCTCGAAGAGCAGTTGCGCGAATGCCTGCCGGACTGGGTATGCAAGGACCGGGCGCTGGCCGTGGAGCTGTTCGTGCCGGTGCTGTACCGCAACAAGGGGGCCTACTTGGTCGGCCGGCTGTACAACGCCGACGAGCAATGGCCGCTGGTGATTCCGCTGCTGCA
The Pseudomonas sp. KU43P genome window above contains:
- a CDS encoding DMT family transporter, with protein sequence MSPIALTRLLTLAAVWGASFLFMRIIAPELGTVPTAFFRVSIACLGLIAMLAAARVRWNFEGKLGACLVLGMINSGIPATFYSVAAQVLPAGYSAIFNATTPLMGVLIGALFFREAMTPAKLCGIFLGLFGVGILSGAGPVAVDMALLQGALACLAATTCYGFAGFLARRWISGLDSRLSALGSMLGATLMMTPLFAWSALTQPPASWGGWQVWMSLLGLGLLCTAFAYILYFRLLAEIGPVKASTVTFLIPVFGVLWGAWLLDEPLSMGHLYGGLLIAAALWLVLKPARRSA